The Collimonas fungivorans Ter331 genome has a segment encoding these proteins:
- the rsmH gene encoding 16S rRNA (cytosine(1402)-N(4))-methyltransferase RsmH — protein MSESVVPEFQHRTVLLDEAVSALAITGARADGIYVDGTFGRGGHSRKILQSLGPRGRLIAFDKDPQAIATAAEIADPRFEIVHDSFATMAQALQERGIQQVDGVLLDLGISSPQVDDASRGFSFRADGPLDMRMDTTRGMSAAAWLAVADEQTIGKVVRDYGEERFAVQIAKAIVAGRTVQPITGTRQLAQIVANAVKTREKGKDPATRTFQAIRIFINQELEELEIVLDQAFRQMAQQGRLVVISFHSLEDRIVKQFMASKARLPQPDRRLPIRAVDLPQPELKLVARVKPSDTEVADNPRARSAIMRVGERLAAPVGVQP, from the coding sequence ATGAGTGAATCAGTGGTGCCCGAGTTCCAGCACCGCACCGTGTTATTGGATGAGGCTGTCAGTGCGTTGGCGATTACCGGTGCGCGTGCGGACGGCATTTATGTCGACGGCACTTTCGGGCGCGGCGGCCATAGCCGCAAGATCCTGCAAAGCCTGGGGCCGCGCGGCCGCCTGATCGCTTTCGACAAGGATCCGCAGGCGATCGCCACTGCGGCCGAGATAGCCGATCCGCGTTTCGAGATCGTGCACGACAGCTTTGCGACGATGGCGCAGGCATTGCAGGAAAGAGGCATTCAACAAGTCGACGGGGTGTTGCTGGACTTGGGCATCTCGTCGCCGCAGGTGGACGACGCCAGCCGCGGATTCAGTTTCCGCGCCGACGGCCCGCTCGACATGCGGATGGATACGACGCGCGGCATGTCGGCAGCCGCCTGGCTGGCAGTCGCAGATGAACAAACGATCGGAAAGGTGGTACGTGATTATGGGGAAGAACGGTTTGCTGTTCAGATTGCAAAGGCGATTGTTGCTGGCCGGACAGTCCAGCCCATTACTGGCACACGACAGCTTGCCCAGATCGTGGCAAACGCCGTCAAGACCCGTGAGAAAGGCAAAGACCCGGCCACTCGTACCTTTCAGGCTATACGGATTTTCATCAATCAAGAGCTTGAAGAACTCGAGATAGTACTGGATCAGGCATTTCGGCAGATGGCCCAGCAAGGGAGATTAGTCGTGATCAGCTTTCATTCGCTGGAAGATCGGATCGTCAAGCAGTTCATGGCTTCCAAAGCCAGGCTGCCGCAGCCCGACCGTCGCCTGCCGATTCGCGCGGTTGACCTGCCGCAGCCGGAGTTGAAGCTGGTGGCGCGGGTCAAGCCATCCGATACCGAAGTGGCCGACAATCCACGCGCGCGTTCCGCCATCATGCGAGTCGGCGAGCGCCTGGCTGCGCCTGTCGGAGTCCAGCCGTGA
- the ftsL gene encoding cell division protein FtsL yields the protein MSGRLNFVLALALVLCALALVNAQYQARQLFIELERAASQSRQLDIEWAQLQLDQSTLGKNARIEASATRDLNMVPLTAARTQYLTVGEK from the coding sequence GTGAGCGGGCGCCTCAATTTTGTCCTGGCGCTGGCGCTGGTGCTGTGCGCACTGGCGCTGGTCAACGCGCAGTACCAGGCGCGCCAGCTGTTCATCGAGCTGGAACGGGCGGCTAGCCAGTCGCGCCAGCTCGACATCGAATGGGCCCAGCTGCAGCTCGATCAGTCGACGCTGGGCAAGAACGCCAGGATTGAAGCCAGCGCGACGCGCGACCTGAACATGGTGCCGCTGACCGCTGCCCGCACCCAATATCTGACGGTGGGGGAAAAATGA
- a CDS encoding peptidoglycan D,D-transpeptidase FtsI family protein has product MTRNPPRSSHAGRIAAGKGVPFSASPMLKVKLPVWRSRVVLFAMFAAFLALIVRALWLQGISTDFLQKQGASRYARTLELPATRGKITDRNGQVLASSVPVKAIWAIPEDVQAAPKEKLQALAKLLDMSYAELSKKLDSDRNFVYLKRQVEQDVSDQIIKLGIDGIETRKEYKRFYPEGEVMAHVVGFTNVEDAGQDGMELSQQKNLAGTTGSRRVIKDRLGRIVEDIEAVKEPHDGKDLVLSIDSKIQYIAFTQLKEAVAKSKAKAGGIVVVDAKTGEVLALANLPSYNPNDRSVLTGAQLRNRVMTDTFEPGSTLKPFTVALALDTNRVQATTTFQVPDKMTIGTATVGDSHPHPVWNMSVAQIIQKSSNIGTAKIALQMPAEEMWEMFTTVGLGQQPKFGFPGAVAGRVRPFKSWRPIEQATMSYGHGISVSLIQMAHAYTIFARNGDLIPLSFQKVNEPPVGQRVVSEKTALTMRAMLERVTAPGGTAPKAQVPGYRVGGKTGTAYKIEGGKYVKKYIADFVGFAPASDPRLIIAVMVDEPSVGSHFGGDVAAPVFATVAANALRALNVPPDSSVTDIIIPTDGPQEGL; this is encoded by the coding sequence ATGACGCGCAATCCCCCGCGCAGCTCCCACGCAGGACGGATTGCCGCCGGCAAGGGGGTGCCGTTTTCGGCCAGCCCGATGCTCAAGGTCAAGCTGCCTGTCTGGCGCTCGCGGGTGGTGCTGTTCGCCATGTTCGCCGCCTTCCTGGCGCTGATCGTGCGGGCCTTGTGGCTGCAAGGGATTTCCACCGACTTCCTGCAAAAGCAGGGTGCGTCGCGTTATGCACGCACGCTGGAATTGCCGGCCACGCGCGGCAAGATCACCGACCGCAACGGCCAGGTGCTGGCGTCGTCGGTGCCGGTGAAGGCAATCTGGGCCATTCCTGAAGATGTGCAGGCGGCGCCGAAAGAGAAGCTGCAGGCACTGGCGAAGCTGCTCGACATGAGCTACGCCGAACTCAGCAAGAAACTCGATTCCGACCGCAATTTTGTCTACCTCAAGCGCCAGGTCGAGCAGGATGTGTCGGACCAGATCATCAAGCTTGGCATCGACGGTATCGAGACCCGCAAGGAATACAAGCGTTTCTACCCGGAAGGCGAGGTGATGGCGCACGTGGTCGGTTTCACCAATGTGGAAGATGCCGGCCAGGACGGCATGGAGCTGTCGCAGCAGAAAAACCTGGCTGGCACTACCGGCAGCCGGCGCGTGATCAAGGACCGGCTCGGGCGTATCGTCGAGGACATCGAGGCGGTCAAGGAACCGCATGACGGCAAGGACCTGGTGCTGTCGATCGACAGCAAGATCCAGTACATCGCCTTTACCCAGCTGAAAGAAGCGGTGGCCAAGAGCAAGGCCAAGGCCGGCGGCATCGTGGTGGTCGACGCCAAGACCGGCGAAGTGCTGGCGCTGGCCAACCTGCCCAGCTACAACCCGAACGACCGCTCGGTGCTGACCGGCGCCCAGCTGCGCAACCGCGTGATGACCGATACCTTCGAACCGGGGTCGACGCTCAAGCCGTTTACCGTGGCGCTCGCGCTCGACACCAACCGGGTGCAGGCCACCACCACCTTCCAGGTTCCCGACAAAATGACGATCGGCACCGCGACCGTGGGCGATTCCCATCCGCATCCGGTGTGGAACATGAGCGTCGCCCAGATCATCCAGAAGTCGTCGAATATCGGCACCGCCAAGATCGCGCTGCAAATGCCGGCCGAGGAAATGTGGGAGATGTTTACCACGGTAGGCCTTGGCCAGCAGCCGAAATTCGGCTTCCCCGGCGCGGTCGCCGGCCGCGTGCGCCCGTTCAAATCGTGGCGGCCTATCGAACAGGCCACCATGAGCTATGGCCACGGCATCTCGGTATCGCTGATCCAGATGGCGCATGCCTATACGATCTTTGCCCGCAACGGCGACTTGATCCCGCTGTCGTTCCAGAAAGTGAACGAACCTCCGGTCGGCCAGCGCGTAGTGTCGGAAAAGACCGCACTGACCATGCGCGCCATGCTGGAGCGGGTTACCGCTCCCGGCGGCACAGCGCCGAAGGCGCAGGTGCCAGGCTACCGCGTGGGCGGCAAGACCGGCACTGCCTACAAGATCGAAGGCGGCAAATACGTCAAAAAATATATCGCCGATTTCGTCGGGTTCGCACCGGCTTCCGATCCGCGCCTGATCATTGCGGTCATGGTGGACGAACCTAGCGTCGGCTCGCACTTCGGCGGCGACGTCGCGGCGCCGGTGTTCGCGACGGTTGCTGCAAACGCCCTGCGGGCGCTGAACGTGCCGCCCGATTCCAGCGTCACTGACATCATCATCCCGACCGACGGTCCGCAGGAGGGCTTGTGA
- the mraZ gene encoding division/cell wall cluster transcriptional repressor MraZ — MFQGASALNLDAKGRMAVPSKHRDALTIQCEGRLTLTKHPHGCLLLFPRPIWESHREQIAAWPMSARAWQRIFLGNASDVELDSAGRILVAPELRSAVGLTREVMLLGMGSHFEIWDAAKLAESESQAVAAGMPEVLSNFSF; from the coding sequence GTGTTTCAGGGTGCGTCAGCATTAAATCTCGATGCGAAAGGGCGGATGGCAGTGCCGTCCAAGCATCGTGACGCGCTCACCATCCAGTGCGAGGGGCGTTTGACGCTGACCAAGCACCCGCACGGCTGCCTGCTGCTGTTTCCGCGCCCGATATGGGAAAGCCACCGCGAACAGATCGCGGCCTGGCCGATGTCGGCGCGCGCCTGGCAGCGGATTTTCCTGGGCAATGCCTCCGACGTCGAACTGGATTCGGCCGGCCGGATCCTGGTGGCGCCTGAGCTGCGCTCGGCCGTCGGCCTGACGCGCGAGGTGATGCTGCTGGGCATGGGAAGCCATTTCGAGATTTGGGATGCGGCCAAGCTGGCCGAGAGCGAGTCGCAAGCAGTTGCGGCTGGCATGCCCGAAGTGTTAAGCAATTTTTCGTTCTGA
- a CDS encoding UDP-N-acetylmuramoyl-tripeptide--D-alanyl-D-alanine ligase, giving the protein MNVSLSQLQAWLGLPSVGAGQDQVVVNGLCTDSRAVTPGCLFVALRGERFDAHDFLDQVIAQGVAAVVVERTPATLTALAVPALVVNDTRVALGTIGQRWRQQFTLPLIAVTGSNGKTTVKEMIAAILVAAFGVDKSLATRGNFNNEIGVPLTLLRLGAGHQAAVIELGMNHPGEIALLTALAEPTVALVNNAQREHQEFMASVAAVAEENGSVIRGLPASGIAVFPADDPFTGLWRGYAADKAGSISFGLTADADVSCSYTGAAHGFGSDLIVTFATAGGPQIFALQLAAAGEHNVRNALAAIACTLAIGIDVAAIKRGLETFAPVSGRLQRKLATAAGCAGALVIDDTYNANPDSVRAAIDVLAQSAAPRLLVLGDMGEVGNEGREFHQEIGAYAQQRGITQLFTLGDLAADASAAFGPQAQHFNDIAALLAALDATMTPDTTVLIKGSRFMKMERAVQHLAGTTSEGTH; this is encoded by the coding sequence ATGAACGTCTCATTGTCGCAATTGCAAGCGTGGCTGGGACTGCCTTCGGTTGGCGCCGGCCAGGACCAGGTCGTGGTCAACGGCTTGTGCACGGACAGCCGCGCAGTAACGCCGGGCTGCCTGTTTGTCGCCTTGCGCGGCGAGCGTTTCGACGCCCATGATTTCCTGGACCAGGTGATCGCCCAAGGCGTAGCCGCGGTGGTGGTGGAGCGCACACCGGCTACATTGACCGCGCTGGCAGTGCCGGCGCTGGTGGTGAACGACACTCGAGTTGCACTCGGTACGATAGGGCAGCGCTGGCGGCAGCAATTCACGCTGCCGCTAATTGCGGTCACCGGCAGCAACGGCAAGACTACCGTCAAGGAAATGATCGCCGCGATCCTGGTCGCGGCTTTTGGCGTGGACAAGTCGCTGGCGACGCGCGGCAATTTCAATAACGAGATCGGCGTGCCGCTGACCTTGCTGCGGCTGGGCGCCGGCCACCAGGCTGCAGTGATCGAGCTCGGCATGAACCATCCCGGCGAAATCGCGCTGCTGACAGCGCTGGCCGAGCCGACCGTGGCGCTGGTCAACAACGCCCAGCGCGAGCACCAGGAATTCATGGCCAGCGTCGCCGCGGTCGCTGAAGAAAACGGCAGCGTGATACGCGGCTTGCCGGCCAGCGGCATCGCGGTGTTCCCGGCAGATGATCCGTTTACCGGCCTGTGGCGCGGTTATGCCGCCGACAAGGCTGGCAGCATCAGTTTCGGCCTGACCGCCGACGCCGATGTCAGCTGCAGCTACACCGGCGCGGCGCATGGTTTCGGCAGCGACCTGATCGTTACCTTCGCCACCGCGGGCGGTCCGCAGATATTCGCTTTACAGCTGGCCGCCGCCGGCGAACACAATGTGCGCAACGCGCTTGCCGCCATCGCCTGCACCCTGGCGATCGGCATCGACGTCGCCGCGATCAAGCGCGGCCTGGAAACCTTTGCACCGGTCAGCGGCCGCCTGCAGCGCAAACTGGCGACAGCCGCCGGTTGCGCCGGCGCGCTGGTGATCGACGACACCTACAACGCCAATCCGGATTCGGTGCGGGCCGCCATCGACGTGCTGGCGCAATCGGCCGCGCCGCGTTTGCTGGTGCTGGGCGACATGGGCGAAGTCGGCAACGAAGGACGCGAATTCCATCAGGAAATCGGCGCTTATGCGCAGCAGCGCGGCATTACCCAACTGTTCACCCTGGGCGACCTGGCGGCAGACGCCAGCGCCGCCTTCGGCCCGCAGGCACAACACTTTAACGACATCGCAGCGTTGCTAGCCGCGCTCGATGCGACCATGACGCCGGACACCACGGTGCTGATCAAAGGGTCGCGCTTCATGAAAATGGAGCGTGCTGTCCAGCATCTGGCCGGTACAACATCTGAGGGGACTCACTAA
- the mraY gene encoding phospho-N-acetylmuramoyl-pentapeptide-transferase, translating into MLLWLAQNFQQDFSFLRVFNFITFRAVFATLTALMIGLIAGPGVIRMLARLKVGQAVRTDGPQTHLIKSGTPTMGGVLILIAIGISTLLWSDLGNRFVWIVLVVTLGFGTIGWVDDYRKVVYKDPNGMRSREKYFWQSVIGVVAAIYLAFSVSAPNNTQVWDLFVAWVESGFSLDLPPKADLIVPFFKTISYPLGVWGFMALTYFVIVGTSNAVNLTDGLDGLAIMPTVMVGAALGLFAYLTGNVTFAKYLLIPHIPGAGELLIFCGAMAGAGLAFLWYNAYPAQVFMGDVGALALGGALGTVAVIVRQEIVLFIMGGIFVVETLSVMLQVIYFKYTKKRFGVGRRVLLMAPLHHHYEQKGWKETQVVVRFWIISMMLVLFGLSTLKLR; encoded by the coding sequence ATGCTGCTATGGCTGGCACAAAATTTTCAGCAGGATTTCAGTTTCCTGCGCGTCTTCAACTTCATCACCTTTCGCGCCGTGTTCGCGACGTTGACGGCGTTGATGATCGGCTTGATCGCGGGGCCCGGCGTGATCCGCATGCTGGCCCGCCTGAAGGTCGGGCAGGCGGTGCGCACCGACGGTCCGCAGACGCACTTGATCAAATCCGGCACGCCGACCATGGGCGGCGTGCTGATCCTGATTGCGATCGGCATCTCGACTTTGCTGTGGAGCGACCTGGGCAATCGTTTTGTCTGGATCGTACTGGTGGTGACGCTGGGTTTCGGCACCATCGGCTGGGTCGACGATTACCGCAAGGTGGTCTACAAGGATCCGAACGGCATGCGTTCACGCGAAAAATATTTCTGGCAATCGGTGATCGGCGTGGTGGCGGCGATCTACCTGGCGTTCTCGGTATCGGCGCCGAACAATACCCAGGTCTGGGACTTGTTCGTGGCTTGGGTCGAGTCCGGTTTCAGCCTGGACCTGCCGCCCAAGGCCGACTTGATCGTGCCGTTTTTCAAGACCATCAGCTATCCGCTGGGAGTCTGGGGTTTCATGGCCCTGACCTATTTCGTTATCGTCGGCACCAGCAATGCGGTCAACCTGACCGACGGCCTGGACGGCCTGGCGATCATGCCGACTGTGATGGTAGGAGCGGCGCTGGGTTTGTTCGCCTACCTCACCGGTAACGTGACTTTCGCCAAATACCTGCTGATCCCGCATATCCCGGGCGCCGGCGAACTGCTGATTTTCTGCGGCGCGATGGCCGGCGCCGGACTTGCCTTCCTTTGGTACAACGCCTATCCGGCCCAGGTCTTCATGGGCGATGTCGGCGCGCTGGCCTTGGGCGGCGCCCTCGGCACCGTGGCGGTGATCGTGCGCCAGGAAATCGTGCTGTTCATTATGGGCGGTATTTTTGTTGTAGAGACTTTGTCGGTGATGTTGCAGGTAATCTACTTCAAGTACACCAAAAAACGTTTCGGCGTCGGCCGCCGGGTATTGCTGATGGCGCCTTTGCACCATCACTATGAACAAAAAGGCTGGAAAGAAACGCAGGTTGTGGTGCGTTTCTGGATCATCTCGATGATGCTGGTGCTGTTTGGACTTTCAACTCTAAAGCTCAGGTAA
- a CDS encoding UDP-N-acetylmuramoyl-L-alanyl-D-glutamate--2,6-diaminopimelate ligase produces the protein MTKPKLQQLPEIQQWLDSVAPAGAELVSDSRKVKAGDVFFAYPGDAADGRAYIAQALENGASAVLYEKEKFAWDTAWRVAHRAVSGLKLLSGEIAHGYYDQADKDMLVVAVTGTNGKTSCTQWLGHALSHLGQATGVIGTLGTGIYMQGERGEFEETGNTTPDALLLQQALSNMRRQGVAALAIEASSIGLEQGRLNGMHVDIALFTNFTRDHLDYHGDEQHYEAAKRMLFDWPGLQQAVINLDDAMGLRLIDHLRQKQPAIPVIGYTCEELQAVPGVQVLRASAIRTNANGTAFHVDSPFGSAQVKTQLVGQFNVSNALGILGVLLAKGVAWDAALNAIELLVAVPGRMQQFGGHDAPLIVIDYAHTPDALDKTLNTLRQVAQQRNGQLWCVFGCGGDRDPGKRPQMGAVAELADHVIVTSDNPRSEEPSLIIGQILAGMKAPQAAQALEDRAAAILWAVRHAAKADVVLLAGKGHETYQEIKGKKLPFLDADHTALALAARATMKGGAA, from the coding sequence GTGACAAAGCCTAAGCTACAGCAACTTCCGGAAATCCAGCAATGGCTGGACAGCGTTGCCCCGGCCGGCGCGGAGCTGGTGTCGGACTCGCGCAAGGTGAAAGCCGGCGACGTGTTTTTCGCCTATCCCGGCGATGCCGCGGACGGCCGCGCCTATATTGCGCAGGCGCTGGAGAACGGCGCGTCCGCAGTGCTGTACGAGAAGGAAAAATTTGCCTGGGATACGGCATGGCGCGTCGCCCATCGCGCGGTAAGCGGACTCAAGCTGCTCAGCGGCGAGATCGCGCACGGCTATTACGACCAGGCAGACAAGGACATGCTGGTGGTGGCCGTCACCGGCACCAATGGCAAGACCTCTTGCACCCAGTGGCTGGGCCATGCGCTGTCGCACCTGGGCCAGGCCACCGGCGTGATCGGCACCCTCGGTACAGGAATCTATATGCAAGGCGAGCGCGGCGAGTTCGAGGAAACCGGCAACACCACGCCCGATGCGCTGCTGTTGCAGCAGGCGCTGAGCAACATGCGGCGGCAAGGAGTAGCGGCGCTGGCGATCGAGGCTTCCTCGATCGGGCTGGAGCAAGGGCGCCTGAACGGCATGCATGTCGACATCGCCCTGTTCACCAATTTCACGCGCGACCACCTGGACTACCACGGCGACGAACAGCACTATGAAGCCGCCAAGCGCATGCTGTTCGACTGGCCCGGATTGCAGCAGGCGGTGATCAATCTCGACGACGCCATGGGTTTGCGCTTGATTGATCATTTGCGGCAGAAGCAGCCGGCGATTCCCGTGATCGGCTACACCTGCGAGGAACTGCAGGCGGTGCCGGGCGTCCAGGTGCTGCGCGCCTCGGCGATCCGCACCAATGCCAACGGCACGGCGTTCCATGTCGATTCGCCTTTCGGTTCGGCGCAGGTCAAGACTCAGCTGGTAGGGCAGTTTAATGTCAGCAATGCCCTGGGCATCCTCGGCGTTCTGCTGGCTAAAGGCGTGGCCTGGGATGCCGCGCTGAATGCGATTGAACTGTTGGTTGCGGTGCCGGGTCGAATGCAGCAGTTCGGCGGCCATGACGCGCCGCTGATAGTGATCGATTATGCACATACACCTGATGCGCTGGACAAAACCTTGAATACCCTGCGGCAAGTTGCGCAGCAGCGCAACGGCCAGCTGTGGTGCGTATTCGGTTGCGGCGGCGATCGCGATCCCGGCAAACGGCCGCAGATGGGCGCCGTGGCGGAACTCGCGGATCACGTCATCGTCACCAGCGACAACCCACGCAGCGAAGAGCCGAGCCTCATCATCGGTCAGATCCTGGCCGGGATGAAAGCGCCGCAGGCCGCGCAGGCGCTGGAAGATCGCGCGGCAGCGATCTTGTGGGCGGTGCGCCACGCGGCCAAGGCCGATGTGGTCTTGCTGGCGGGAAAAGGACATGAAACCTATCAGGAAATAAAAGGAAAGAAATTGCCGTTTCTAGATGCCGACCATACCGCGCTGGCGCTGGCCGCGCGGGCCACGATGAAAGGCGGCGCTGCATGA